From Eleftheria terrae, the proteins below share one genomic window:
- a CDS encoding transposase, whose amino-acid sequence MARLPRLVVPGLPHHLVQQGHHHQPVFETDDDYHAYLQALRDAALTYQVAIHAYALLPTGVHVLATPADATGLSRMMQAVGRRYVAWHNRVRGRSGTLWEGRFRATVLDPQEHLLATMLYVDTAIQRADPSLDPARWPWSSYAHHLGRRSEPFLTAHRLYWALGNTPFDREARYQALAERGLSSAQLRQIGDATWKGWALGSASFTASLSQATDRPLAPRKRGRPKKDLTLSPIKDQKEVMND is encoded by the coding sequence TTGGCCCGACTTCCCCGACTGGTGGTCCCCGGACTGCCCCACCATCTCGTCCAGCAGGGACACCACCACCAACCCGTCTTCGAGACCGACGACGACTACCACGCCTATCTGCAGGCGCTGCGCGATGCGGCGCTGACCTACCAGGTGGCCATCCATGCCTATGCGCTGCTGCCCACCGGCGTGCACGTGCTGGCCACCCCGGCCGACGCCACCGGGCTGAGTCGAATGATGCAGGCGGTCGGGCGGCGTTATGTCGCCTGGCACAACCGCGTGCGCGGGCGGTCGGGCACCTTGTGGGAAGGCCGCTTTCGCGCCACCGTGCTTGATCCTCAAGAGCATTTGCTGGCCACGATGCTGTACGTGGATACCGCCATACAGCGGGCCGACCCGAGCCTCGACCCTGCCAGATGGCCGTGGAGCAGCTATGCCCACCACCTGGGACGACGCAGCGAGCCCTTCCTGACCGCGCACCGGCTGTACTGGGCCTTGGGCAACACACCGTTCGACCGTGAGGCGCGGTACCAGGCGCTTGCCGAGCGGGGCCTGTCGTCCGCGCAACTCCGGCAGATCGGCGACGCCACATGGAAGGGCTGGGCGCTTGGCTCGGCCAGCTTCACGGCCTCCCTTTCACAGGCCACGGATCGTCCGCTTGCACCAAGAAAGCGCGGGCGCCCCAAAAAGGACTTAACTCTGTCCCCAATTAAAGATCAGAAGGAGGTCATGAATGATTAA
- the aroB gene encoding 3-dehydroquinate synthase translates to MHTPHASVAIDLADRSYDIRIGTGLLGDEASYAGLPAAACAVIVTNETVAPLYAARVRQALSARYARVLEIQLPDGEVHKDWDSLNRIFDRLLEAGCDRKTVLFALGGGVIGDMTGFAAACYMRGVPFVQLPTTLLAQVDSSVGGKTAINHPRGKNMIGAFYQPLRVLADLDTLDTLPPRELSAGLAEVIKYGPIADPSFLDWIESHLDALLARDKAALAHAVQRSCEIKAWVVGQDERESGLRAILNFGHTFGHAIEAGLGYGEWLHGEAVGCGMVMASELSARLGLVGADFVERMRRLIQRAGLPVAGPRALSASRYLELMRVDKKSEGGEIRFVVVEALGRAGMRGAPDALVAQVIEAHTER, encoded by the coding sequence ATGCACACGCCTCACGCTTCCGTGGCCATCGACCTGGCCGACCGCAGCTACGACATCCGCATCGGCACCGGCCTGCTGGGCGACGAAGCCAGCTACGCCGGCCTCCCGGCAGCCGCCTGTGCCGTCATCGTCACCAACGAGACCGTCGCGCCACTGTATGCCGCGCGGGTGCGCCAGGCCCTCTCCGCCCGCTATGCCCGCGTGCTGGAGATCCAGCTGCCGGATGGCGAGGTGCACAAGGACTGGGACAGCCTGAACCGCATCTTCGACCGGCTCCTCGAAGCCGGTTGCGACCGCAAGACCGTGCTGTTCGCCCTGGGGGGCGGCGTCATCGGCGACATGACGGGGTTTGCCGCTGCCTGCTACATGCGCGGCGTGCCCTTCGTCCAGCTGCCCACCACCTTGCTGGCCCAGGTCGATTCCTCGGTGGGCGGCAAAACCGCCATCAACCACCCGCGCGGCAAGAACATGATCGGCGCCTTCTACCAGCCGCTCAGGGTGCTGGCCGACCTGGACACGCTCGATACCCTGCCGCCACGCGAACTGTCGGCCGGCCTGGCCGAAGTCATCAAGTACGGGCCGATTGCGGACCCGTCCTTCCTCGACTGGATCGAGTCGCACCTCGACGCGCTGCTGGCGCGCGACAAGGCGGCGCTGGCGCATGCGGTTCAACGTTCCTGCGAGATCAAGGCCTGGGTGGTGGGGCAGGACGAACGGGAAAGCGGGCTGCGCGCGATCCTCAACTTTGGCCACACCTTCGGCCATGCCATCGAGGCCGGCCTCGGTTATGGGGAATGGCTGCACGGCGAAGCGGTCGGCTGCGGCATGGTCATGGCCAGCGAGCTGTCGGCCCGGCTCGGGCTGGTGGGCGCCGACTTCGTCGAGCGCATGCGCCGGCTGATCCAGCGCGCCGGGCTGCCGGTAGCCGGCCCGCGCGCCTTGTCGGCGAGCCGCTATCTCGAGCTGATGCGGGTCGACAAGAAATCCGAGGGCGGGGAGATCCGCTTCGTGGTCGTCGAGGCGCTTGGCCGCGCCGGCATGCGGGGCGCGCCTGATGCGCTGGTGGCGCAGGTGATCGAGGCCCACACCGAACGCTGA
- a CDS encoding shikimate kinase, producing the protein MSASASAASIALVGLPGSGKSTVGRQLARRCGLPFVDSDAVIEERLGEPIRSFFDREGEDRFRDVEEQVLAEVASRGGVLSTGGGAVLRPANRRLLKEHAVVVYLYSTPEELFRRLRHDTQRPLLQVSDPLAKLRSLHGQRDPLYRECADFIVETGRPSVTALVNLIQMQLELSGAVPPVPPAQPAR; encoded by the coding sequence GTGAGCGCTTCCGCCTCGGCCGCCTCGATCGCCCTGGTGGGCCTGCCCGGCAGCGGCAAGTCCACGGTGGGGCGCCAGCTGGCGCGGCGCTGCGGCTTGCCCTTCGTGGACAGCGACGCGGTCATCGAGGAGCGGTTGGGCGAGCCCATCCGCTCCTTTTTCGATCGTGAAGGCGAAGATCGCTTCCGCGACGTCGAGGAGCAGGTGCTGGCCGAGGTTGCCTCGCGCGGCGGCGTGCTCTCCACCGGCGGTGGCGCCGTGCTCCGCCCGGCCAACCGGCGCCTGCTGAAAGAGCATGCGGTGGTGGTCTACCTCTACTCCACGCCGGAGGAGCTGTTCCGCCGCCTGCGGCACGACACACAGCGCCCCCTGCTGCAGGTGAGTGACCCGCTGGCGAAGCTGCGCAGCCTGCACGGGCAGCGCGACCCACTCTACCGCGAATGCGCCGACTTCATCGTCGAGACCGGTCGCCCCTCGGTGACCGCCCTGGTCAACCTGATCCAGATGCAGCTCGAACTCTCCGGTGCGGTGCCGCCGGTGCCACCGGCGCAGCCTGCACGCTGA
- the pilQ gene encoding type IV pilus secretin PilQ, protein MFINAKTHPLRRAALGLSLLVAPVLAWAQNAIQSINSSQQSGAEVVRIELSQPLAAVPSGFTIQSPPRIAIDLPGVTNAMGRSSIELNQGNLRSASVAQAGERTRLVLNLKQASNYTAQLQGKTLLLVLENGGVAAAQSGTQAKSEQPVHFAESMNRNQLALKDVDFRRGQDNAGRVVVELPNNQVGVDIRQQGQSLVVEFLRSTLPENLRRRLDVTDFGTPVQTVTTSQSGDRVRMVVEPRGNWEHSAYQTDTQFVLEVRPQKQDPNKLVQGPGFQGEKLSLNFQNIEVRALLQVIADFTNFNVVTSDTVAGNVTLRLKDVPWDQALDIILQAKGLGMRKSGNVLWIAPKDEIATKEKLDLEAKQQVTQLEPLRTQSFQLNYTKAEEVTKGLLGQTGGISNAKPMLTPRGSVIFEARTNQIFVTDIPSKLEEVQQLISKIDIPVRQVMIEARIVEANDNFGRQLGVRLGSADLRGIRGGTPGWGVGSGDSRVAVTGTYMGVGEQTVQAEKTGGSYVPNTYFVNLPAQAVSGTNPASFALSLFSSSANRFLNLELSALEADRKGKVVSSPRVITADQVKALIEQGTELPYQVATSSGATSIAWRKANLKLEVTPQITPEGNIILDVDINKDSVGQTTPAGLAINTKHVQTQVLIENGGTVVIGGIFEQEERDEESKVPLLGDVPVLGHLFKTKGRVADKTELLVFLTPRVISDRTAVR, encoded by the coding sequence ATGTTTATCAACGCCAAGACCCACCCGCTGCGCCGCGCCGCGCTGGGCCTGTCGCTGCTGGTGGCCCCTGTGCTCGCCTGGGCGCAGAACGCCATCCAGTCGATCAACAGCAGCCAGCAGTCGGGCGCCGAGGTGGTGCGCATCGAGTTGTCGCAGCCGCTGGCGGCCGTGCCGTCGGGCTTCACCATCCAGTCGCCCCCGCGCATCGCGATTGACCTGCCGGGCGTGACCAACGCCATGGGCCGCTCTTCGATCGAGTTGAACCAGGGCAATCTGCGCTCGGCCAGCGTGGCCCAGGCCGGTGAGCGCACCCGCCTGGTGCTGAACCTGAAGCAGGCCTCGAACTACACCGCCCAGCTGCAAGGCAAGACGCTGCTGCTGGTGCTGGAGAACGGTGGCGTCGCTGCCGCCCAGAGTGGCACCCAGGCCAAGTCCGAGCAGCCGGTGCACTTCGCCGAGAGCATGAACCGCAACCAGCTGGCGCTGAAGGACGTCGACTTCCGTCGCGGCCAGGACAATGCCGGCCGCGTCGTGGTGGAGCTGCCCAACAACCAGGTGGGCGTGGACATTCGCCAGCAGGGCCAGAGCCTGGTGGTCGAGTTCCTGCGCTCGACGCTGCCCGAGAACCTGCGCCGCCGCCTCGACGTGACCGACTTCGGCACGCCGGTGCAGACCGTCACCACCTCGCAGTCGGGCGACCGGGTGCGCATGGTCGTGGAGCCGCGCGGCAACTGGGAGCACAGCGCCTACCAGACCGACACGCAGTTCGTGCTGGAAGTGCGTCCGCAGAAGCAGGACCCCAACAAGCTGGTGCAAGGCCCCGGCTTCCAGGGCGAGAAGCTGTCGCTGAACTTCCAGAACATCGAAGTGCGCGCGCTGCTGCAGGTGATTGCCGACTTCACCAACTTCAACGTGGTGACCAGCGACACCGTGGCCGGCAATGTGACGCTGCGCCTGAAGGACGTGCCCTGGGACCAGGCGCTCGACATCATCCTGCAGGCCAAGGGCCTGGGCATGCGCAAGTCCGGCAACGTGCTGTGGATTGCGCCGAAGGACGAGATCGCCACCAAGGAGAAGCTCGACCTCGAGGCCAAGCAACAGGTGACCCAGCTCGAGCCGCTGCGCACGCAGAGCTTCCAGCTGAACTACACCAAGGCCGAGGAAGTCACCAAGGGCCTGCTGGGCCAGACGGGCGGCATCTCCAATGCCAAGCCGATGCTGACCCCGCGCGGCAGCGTGATCTTCGAAGCCCGGACCAACCAGATCTTCGTGACCGACATCCCCTCCAAGCTGGAGGAGGTGCAGCAGCTGATCAGCAAGATCGACATCCCGGTGCGCCAGGTGATGATCGAGGCGCGCATCGTCGAGGCCAATGACAACTTCGGCCGCCAGCTCGGCGTGCGGCTGGGCTCGGCCGACCTGCGCGGCATCCGCGGCGGCACCCCGGGCTGGGGTGTCGGCAGCGGCGACAGCCGCGTCGCGGTGACCGGCACCTACATGGGCGTCGGCGAGCAGACGGTGCAGGCCGAGAAAACGGGTGGCAGCTATGTGCCGAACACCTACTTCGTGAACTTGCCGGCACAGGCGGTCTCGGGCACCAACCCGGCCAGCTTCGCCCTGTCCCTGTTCAGTTCCTCGGCCAACCGTTTCCTGAATCTGGAACTGTCGGCCCTGGAAGCCGACCGCAAGGGCAAGGTGGTGTCCAGCCCGCGGGTGATCACGGCCGACCAGGTGAAGGCGCTGATCGAGCAGGGCACCGAGCTGCCCTACCAGGTGGCCACCTCCAGCGGCGCGACCTCGATCGCCTGGCGCAAGGCCAACCTGAAGCTGGAAGTCACGCCCCAGATCACGCCGGAAGGCAACATCATCCTGGACGTCGACATCAACAAGGACAGCGTGGGCCAGACCACCCCGGCCGGCCTGGCGATCAACACCAAGCACGTGCAGACGCAGGTCCTGATCGAGAATGGCGGCACGGTGGTGATCGGTGGCATCTTCGAGCAGGAAGAGCGTGACGAGGAAAGCAAGGTGCCGCTGCTCGGTGACGTACCAGTGCTGGGCCACCTGTTCAAGACCAAGGGCCGTGTCGCGGACAAGACCGAGCTGCTGGTCTTCCTGACGCCGCGCGTCATCTCGGACCGCACGGCGGTTCGCTGA
- a CDS encoding deoxyguanosinetriphosphate triphosphohydrolase, with product MLAPYASRPEQSRGRRHPEPPAPTRNDYQRDRDRIVHSTAFRRLVYKTQVFLNHEGDLFRTRLTHSLEVAQLGRSVARTLGLHEDLVEAIALAHDLGHTPFGHAGQDALNDCMREHGGFEHNLQSLRVVDELEERYPAFDGLNLSFETREGILKHCSRENAQRLGPVAARFLERTQPSLEAQLCNLADEIAYNAHDIDDGVRSGLLTLEQLEEVDLFARYRAAACREHPQLTGRRLLFEAIRRMLSDQVYDVIASTRARLAEHEPASADEARRLPPLLCFSASMQADGAALKRFLRANLYRHPQVTDTTSRGKRVVKDLFEAYVGDPAQMPPAYAGAPRLHRAVADYIAGMTDRFAIREHERLTRQRLF from the coding sequence ATGCTTGCTCCCTACGCCAGCCGTCCCGAACAGTCGCGCGGGCGCCGCCATCCGGAGCCGCCGGCCCCGACCCGCAACGACTACCAGCGCGACCGTGACCGCATCGTGCACAGCACCGCGTTCCGGCGGCTGGTCTACAAGACCCAGGTGTTCCTCAACCACGAGGGCGACCTGTTCCGCACCCGCCTCACGCACTCGCTCGAAGTGGCCCAGCTGGGCCGCTCGGTGGCTCGAACCCTGGGGCTGCACGAGGATCTGGTGGAGGCGATCGCGTTGGCCCATGACCTCGGCCACACGCCCTTCGGCCATGCGGGCCAGGATGCGCTGAACGACTGCATGCGCGAGCATGGCGGCTTCGAGCACAACCTCCAGAGCCTGAGGGTCGTGGATGAGCTGGAAGAGCGCTATCCCGCCTTCGACGGCCTGAACCTCAGCTTCGAGACCCGCGAGGGCATCCTCAAGCACTGCTCGCGTGAAAACGCGCAGCGGCTCGGTCCGGTGGCTGCCCGCTTCCTGGAGCGCACCCAGCCCAGCCTGGAAGCCCAGCTGTGCAACCTGGCGGACGAGATCGCCTACAACGCGCATGACATCGACGACGGCGTGCGCTCCGGCCTGCTGACGCTGGAGCAGCTGGAGGAGGTGGACCTGTTCGCCCGCTACCGAGCTGCGGCCTGCCGCGAACATCCGCAACTGACAGGGCGCCGGCTGTTGTTCGAGGCCATACGTCGCATGCTGTCTGACCAGGTGTACGACGTCATTGCCAGCACCCGGGCCCGGCTTGCCGAGCACGAGCCCGCCAGCGCGGACGAGGCACGCCGCCTGCCGCCCCTGCTGTGCTTCAGCGCCTCGATGCAGGCCGACGGCGCGGCGCTCAAGCGCTTTCTGCGCGCCAACCTCTACCGGCATCCACAGGTCACCGACACCACCAGCCGCGGCAAGCGGGTCGTCAAGGACCTCTTCGAGGCCTACGTTGGCGACCCGGCCCAGATGCCGCCAGCCTATGCCGGCGCGCCGCGCCTGCACCGGGCGGTGGCTGACTACATCGCCGGCATGACCGACCGCTTCGCCATTCGCGAGCACGAGCGCCTGACCCGCCAGCGGCTGTTCTGA
- a CDS encoding glutamate synthase-related protein — MDQAALGVATPAEIQSLAEHGLYDPANEKDACGVGFVAHIKGQKAHSIVEQGLKILENLDHRGAVGADKLMGDGAGILIQIPDEFYRAEMAAQGVELPPPGEYGVGMIFLPKEHASRLACEQELERAVKAEGQVLLGWRDVPVDREMPMSPTVREKEPVMRQIFIGRGPDIIVPDALERKLYVIRKTASSAIQRLKLTHSREYYVPSMSCRTIIYKGLLLADQVGKYFLDLKDARVASALALVHQRFSTNTFPEWPLAHPYRMVAHNGEINTVKGNFNWMRAREGVMKSPVLGDDLQKLYPISFEGQSDTATFDNALELLTMSGYPLAHAAMMMIPEAWEQHSTMDQRRRAFYEYHAAMLEPWDGPAAMVFTDGRQIGATLDRNGLRPARYIVTDDDVVVMASESGVLPIPENKIVKKWRLQPGKMFLIDFEQGRIVDDEELKNLYASAKPYRQWIENVRIRLDSIEVNAAPAAFTESLLDRQQAFGYTQEDLKFLLSPMAQAGEEGIGSMGNDSPLAVLSSKDKPLYNYFKQLFAQVTNPPIDPIREAIVMSLVSFIGPKPNLLDINAVNPPMRLEVSQPILDFDDMARLREVERPTGGKFKSYELNITYPLAWGHEGVEAKLASLCAEAVDAIKSGHNILIITDRRMDRLHVAIPAVLALSAIHQHLVREGLRTTAGLVVETGSAREVHHFAVLAGYGAEAVHPYLAMETLAALHKELPGDLSAEKAIYNYVKAIGKGLSKIMSKMGISTYMSYCGAQIFEAIGLDRNLIEKYFRGTASQVGGVGVFEVAEEAIRMHRAAFGDDPVLQTMLDAGGEYAWRTRGEEHMWTPDAIAKLQHSARANKFDTYKEYAQIINDQSRRHMTLRGLFEFRVDPAKAIPVEEVEPAAEIVKRFATGAMSLGSISTEAHSTLAIAMNRIGGKSNTGEGGEDPARYRNELKGIPIKQGTKVSDVVGTKVIEADYELKDGDSLRSKIKQVASGRFGVTTEYLVSADQIQIKMAQGAKPGEGGQLPGGKVSDYIGFLRYSVPGVGLISPPPHHDIYSIEDLAQLIHDLKNVNPRADISVKLVSEVGVGTIATGVAKAKADHIVIAGHDGGTGASPWSSIKHAGTPWELGLAETQQTLLLNRLRSRIRLQADGQMKTGRDVVIGALLGADEFGFATAPLVVEGCIMMRKCHLNTCPVGVATQDPVLRKKFQGKPEHVVNFFFFIAEEARQIMAQLGIRKFDELIGRADLLDMKKGIEHWKAKGLDFSRVFHQPALPPEVARLHTESQDHGLEHALDVKLIEKSRAALEKGEKVQFIETARNVNRTVGAMLSGEVVKRHPEGLPDDTLRIQMEGTGGQSFGAFLARGVTLYLIGDANDYTGKGLSGGRVVVRPSIDFRGDATQNIIVGNTVLYGATSGEAFFRGVAGERFAVRLSGATAVVEGTGDHGCEYMTGGTVVVLGKTGRNFAAGMSGGVAYVYDEDGRFGERCNTSMVALEKVLPAKEQEASVDPATWHQGQTDEALLRKLVEEHHRWTGSLRAREILDRWSEARTRFVKVFPHEYKRALGEINARKEADVTIAKAKGPEKAAKSKAKA; from the coding sequence ATGGACCAGGCCGCCCTGGGGGTTGCGACCCCTGCAGAAATCCAGTCGTTGGCCGAGCACGGCCTGTACGACCCGGCCAACGAGAAAGACGCCTGCGGCGTCGGTTTCGTGGCGCACATCAAGGGCCAGAAGGCCCACAGCATCGTCGAGCAGGGCCTCAAGATCCTCGAGAACCTGGACCATCGCGGCGCGGTGGGAGCCGACAAGCTGATGGGCGATGGCGCCGGCATCCTGATCCAGATCCCCGACGAGTTCTACCGCGCCGAAATGGCCGCTCAGGGCGTGGAGTTGCCGCCGCCCGGCGAATACGGCGTCGGCATGATCTTCCTGCCCAAGGAACATGCCTCGCGCCTGGCCTGCGAGCAGGAACTGGAGCGGGCCGTCAAGGCCGAAGGCCAGGTGCTGCTCGGCTGGCGTGATGTGCCGGTCGACCGCGAGATGCCGATGTCGCCCACCGTGCGCGAGAAGGAGCCGGTGATGCGGCAGATCTTCATCGGGCGCGGCCCCGACATCATCGTGCCCGACGCCCTGGAGCGTAAGCTCTACGTGATCCGCAAGACCGCCTCCAGCGCGATCCAGCGGCTCAAGCTGACGCACAGCCGCGAGTACTACGTGCCCAGCATGAGCTGCCGCACCATCATCTACAAGGGCCTGCTGCTGGCGGACCAGGTCGGCAAGTACTTCCTCGACCTGAAGGACGCCCGGGTCGCTTCGGCGCTGGCCCTGGTGCACCAGCGCTTCTCGACCAACACCTTCCCCGAGTGGCCGCTGGCCCACCCCTACCGCATGGTCGCGCACAACGGGGAAATCAACACGGTCAAGGGCAACTTCAACTGGATGCGCGCCCGCGAGGGCGTGATGAAGTCGCCGGTGCTGGGCGACGACCTGCAGAAGCTCTACCCGATCAGCTTCGAGGGCCAGTCCGACACCGCCACCTTCGACAACGCGCTGGAGCTGCTCACGATGAGCGGCTACCCGCTGGCCCATGCCGCGATGATGATGATCCCGGAAGCCTGGGAGCAGCACAGCACGATGGACCAGCGCCGCCGTGCCTTCTATGAATACCACGCCGCCATGCTGGAGCCGTGGGACGGCCCGGCCGCGATGGTCTTCACCGACGGCCGCCAGATCGGCGCCACGCTCGACCGCAACGGCCTGCGCCCGGCCCGCTACATCGTCACCGACGACGACGTGGTGGTGATGGCCTCCGAATCGGGCGTGCTGCCGATCCCCGAGAACAAGATCGTCAAGAAGTGGCGCCTGCAGCCCGGCAAGATGTTCCTGATCGACTTCGAGCAGGGCCGCATCGTCGACGACGAGGAGCTGAAGAACCTCTACGCCTCCGCCAAGCCTTACCGGCAATGGATCGAGAACGTGCGCATCCGGCTGGACAGCATCGAGGTCAACGCTGCGCCGGCGGCGTTCACCGAATCGCTGCTCGACCGCCAGCAGGCCTTCGGCTACACCCAGGAAGACCTGAAGTTCCTGCTCAGCCCGATGGCCCAGGCCGGCGAGGAGGGCATTGGCTCGATGGGCAACGACTCGCCGCTGGCGGTGCTGTCGTCCAAGGACAAGCCGCTCTACAACTACTTCAAGCAGCTGTTCGCGCAAGTCACCAACCCGCCGATCGACCCGATACGCGAGGCGATCGTGATGTCGCTGGTGTCCTTCATCGGCCCCAAGCCGAACCTGCTGGACATCAACGCGGTCAACCCGCCGATGCGCCTGGAAGTGTCGCAGCCCATCCTGGACTTCGACGACATGGCCCGCCTGCGCGAGGTCGAGCGGCCCACCGGCGGCAAGTTCAAGAGCTACGAGCTGAACATCACCTACCCGCTGGCCTGGGGTCATGAGGGGGTGGAGGCCAAGCTTGCCTCGCTGTGCGCCGAGGCGGTCGACGCCATCAAGAGCGGCCACAACATCCTGATCATCACCGACCGCCGCATGGACCGCCTGCATGTGGCGATCCCCGCGGTGCTGGCGCTGTCGGCCATCCACCAGCACCTGGTGCGCGAGGGCCTGCGCACCACCGCCGGCCTGGTGGTGGAAACCGGCTCGGCCCGCGAGGTGCACCACTTCGCGGTGTTGGCCGGCTACGGCGCCGAAGCCGTGCACCCCTACCTGGCGATGGAGACCCTGGCGGCGCTGCACAAGGAGCTGCCGGGCGACCTGAGCGCCGAGAAGGCGATCTACAACTACGTGAAGGCGATCGGCAAGGGGCTGTCGAAGATCATGTCCAAGATGGGCATCTCGACCTACATGTCCTATTGCGGCGCGCAGATCTTTGAAGCCATCGGCCTGGACCGCAACCTGATCGAGAAGTACTTCCGCGGCACGGCGTCGCAGGTCGGCGGGGTCGGCGTGTTCGAGGTGGCGGAGGAAGCCATCCGCATGCACCGTGCCGCCTTCGGCGACGACCCGGTGCTGCAGACCATGCTGGACGCCGGTGGCGAATACGCCTGGCGCACGCGCGGCGAAGAGCACATGTGGACGCCTGATGCGATCGCCAAGCTGCAGCACAGCGCGCGCGCCAACAAGTTCGACACCTACAAGGAATACGCCCAGATCATCAATGACCAGTCGCGCCGCCACATGACGCTGCGCGGGTTGTTCGAGTTCCGGGTCGACCCGGCCAAGGCGATCCCGGTCGAGGAGGTCGAGCCGGCGGCCGAGATCGTCAAGCGCTTCGCCACCGGCGCGATGTCGCTCGGCTCCATCTCGACCGAGGCGCATTCCACGCTCGCCATCGCGATGAACCGCATCGGCGGCAAGTCCAACACCGGCGAAGGCGGCGAAGACCCGGCCCGCTACCGCAACGAGCTGAAGGGCATCCCCATCAAGCAGGGCACCAAGGTGTCCGACGTCGTCGGCACCAAGGTCATCGAGGCCGACTACGAGCTGAAGGACGGCGACTCGCTGCGCTCCAAGATCAAGCAGGTGGCGTCCGGCCGCTTCGGCGTCACGACCGAATACCTGGTCTCGGCCGACCAGATCCAGATCAAGATGGCCCAGGGCGCCAAGCCCGGCGAAGGCGGGCAGCTGCCCGGCGGCAAGGTGTCCGACTACATCGGCTTCCTGCGCTACTCGGTGCCGGGGGTCGGCCTGATCTCGCCGCCGCCGCACCACGACATCTACTCGATCGAGGACCTGGCCCAGCTGATCCACGACCTGAAGAACGTCAACCCGCGCGCCGACATCTCGGTGAAGCTGGTGTCCGAGGTGGGCGTGGGCACCATCGCCACCGGCGTGGCCAAGGCCAAGGCCGACCACATCGTGATCGCCGGCCATGACGGTGGCACCGGCGCCTCGCCGTGGTCGTCCATCAAGCACGCCGGCACGCCGTGGGAGCTGGGCCTGGCCGAGACCCAGCAGACCCTGCTGCTCAACCGCCTGCGCTCACGCATCCGCCTGCAGGCCGACGGCCAGATGAAGACCGGCCGCGACGTGGTCATCGGCGCGCTGCTGGGTGCCGACGAGTTCGGCTTCGCCACCGCGCCGCTGGTCGTCGAGGGCTGCATCATGATGCGCAAGTGCCACCTCAACACCTGCCCGGTGGGCGTGGCCACGCAGGACCCGGTGCTGCGCAAGAAGTTCCAGGGCAAGCCCGAGCATGTCGTCAACTTCTTCTTCTTCATCGCCGAGGAAGCGCGCCAGATCATGGCGCAGCTGGGCATCCGCAAGTTCGACGAGCTGATCGGCCGCGCCGACCTGCTCGACATGAAGAAGGGCATCGAGCACTGGAAGGCCAAGGGCCTGGACTTCAGCCGCGTCTTCCACCAGCCGGCCCTGCCGCCGGAGGTGGCGCGCCTGCACACCGAGAGCCAGGACCACGGCCTGGAGCATGCGCTCGACGTCAAGCTGATCGAGAAGTCGCGCGCCGCGCTGGAGAAGGGCGAGAAAGTGCAGTTCATCGAGACCGCGCGCAACGTCAACCGCACCGTCGGCGCGATGCTGTCCGGCGAGGTGGTCAAGCGTCATCCCGAAGGCCTGCCGGACGACACGCTGCGCATCCAGATGGAGGGCACCGGCGGCCAGAGCTTCGGCGCCTTCCTGGCCAGGGGCGTCACGCTCTACCTGATCGGCGACGCCAATGACTACACCGGCAAGGGCCTGTCCGGCGGCCGGGTGGTGGTGCGCCCGAGCATCGACTTCCGCGGTGACGCCACGCAGAACATCATCGTCGGCAACACCGTGCTGTACGGCGCCACCAGCGGTGAGGCTTTCTTCCGCGGCGTGGCGGGCGAGCGCTTCGCGGTGCGCCTGTCGGGCGCCACCGCGGTGGTGGAAGGCACCGGCGACCACGGCTGCGAGTACATGACCGGCGGCACCGTCGTGGTGCTGGGCAAGACCGGTCGCAACTTCGCGGCCGGCATGTCCGGCGGCGTGGCCTATGTGTATGACGAGGACGGCCGCTTTGGCGAGCGTTGCAATACCTCGATGGTGGCGCTCGAGAAGGTGCTGCCGGCCAAGGAGCAGGAGGCGTCCGTCGACCCTGCCACCTGGCATCAGGGCCAGACCGACGAGGCGCTGTTGCGCAAGCTGGTCGAGGAACATCACCGCTGGACCGGCTCGCTGCGTGCACGCGAGATCCTGGACCGCTGGAGCGAGGCACGCACCCGCTTCGTCAAGGTGTTCCCGCACGAGTACAAGCGCGCGCTGGGCGAGATCAATGCCCGCAAGGAAGCCGACGTGACCATCGCGAAGGCCAAGGGTCCGGAGAAGGCCGCCAAGTCCAAGGCCAAGGCCTGA